Genomic DNA from Streptomyces sp. PCS3-D2:
GCGCCCACAAGAACGTCCAGGCCCTCGAAGCGGACATCCGTAAGTGGGTCAAGAACTGGAACGAAGACCCCAAGCCGTTCATCTGGACCAAGACTGCCGAGGAGATCCTCGACTCCCTCGCCCGTTTCTGCCGACGGATCTCCGGCGCAGGACACTAGGCCGCATCCGGCTCCGGACCGGCGCCGGGCCCGGGGCTGGAATCGAGGTCGGGGCCGGAATCGGGGTCGGGGCCCGGGTCGGGGTCGGGGTCGGGGTCGGGCAGGGAGCGGGACGCTCCGACCGGGAGGTCCCAGAGGTCCTCGCGGGGCCGGCCCGAGCGGGACCAGGCGGCTTGGGTGCGGTGCAGGGGCTCCATGACCGGTTCGGCGGAGAGCACGAACGCGGCCCAGTGCATGGGGGCCATCCGCCGGGCCCCCAGGTCGACGCAGGCCCGGACGGCCTCCTCCGGGTCGGCGTGGACGTCGCCGAGCCACCAGCGCGGGGCGTACGCGCCGACGGGCAGGAGGGCGAGGTCGATGCCCGGGTGGCGGCGGCCGATCTCGCGGAACCACCGGCCGTAACCGGTGTCTCCCGCGAAGTAGACCTTCCTCGGGACGGGGCTCAGGGTGTCGGTGAGGATCCAGCCGCCCCACAGGGACCGGCAGGTGTCGATCAGGGACCGCTTCGACCAGTGGTGGGCGGGGACGAACTCGAACCGTACGCCGCCCAGTTCGGCCGCCTCCCACCAGTCGAGGTCGGTGACCCGGGTGAAGCCGCGGCGGCGGAACCACCCTGCGAGGCCCGCGGGGACGAAGAAGGCGGTGTCCCGGGGCAGCCGCCTGAGCGTGGGGGCGTCGAGGTGGTCGTAGTGGTTGTGGCTGATCACGACCGCGTCCACCGGGGGCAGGTCCTCCCAGCGCACTCCGACGGGCGTCATCCGAGACGGCGTGCCGAGGATCCTGCGGGACCAGACCGGGTCGGTCAGCACGGTCAGTCCGCCGGTCCGCACGATCCAGCTGGCATGCCCGGCCCAGGTCACGGACACCGCGCCGGCCTCCGTCACGGGAAGCGGGCCCGGTTCGTACGGAAGATCCGGGATGCCGCGCAGCCCTTCGGGGCCGGGCCGGAAGGCGCCCTCGCGGGCGAGCCGGGCGAAGGCGCGGACTCCGGGGAGTGGGGTGGTGAGCCGGTCGGCGAACGAGCGGGGCCAGCGGCGGTGTTCACCGAGCGGGCGCGGGGCGGACGGGAGCGGCGCCCGCGGGGTGCCGGCCGGGCGTGGGGGCCCCGCGGAGGGGGCGGCCGGGGCGGGTGCGGCGGCGTCCGTCCGGTCCCTCATCGAGCAGTCTCCGTTCACCATGGTCCGGGGTCGGCCGGGGCGGGGGTCGGGGTGGGCCGGGGATCGAGGTGGGCTGGGGGTCGGGGTGGGCCGGGGGTCAGGCCAGCTCGGCCAGGACCGATCCGAGGAGGTCCAGGGAGCTCCGGACGTGGGGCAGCGCGAGCGGGTCCCGGGCGGTGAGCACGGCCAGCCGCTCCTCGGGGGTGGCGCCCAGCAGCGGTCCGGTGGACAGTCTGACCCGCAGTGCGCCCAGTTCGTCCGCGAACCGCTGTCCGCCCGGGGTGGGCGCGCCGAGCCGGCCGCCGAGCCAGTCCTCCAGTTCCATGGCGTCGCCGACCCCGTGCCGGGCGAGTCCGGCGCGCAGCGGGGTGAGGTCGGCGTAGAGGTGCCGCCCGGCCTGCGGGGGTCGGGCCAGCGCCCCCGCCGCGCGGAGCTCGCGGTACGCGGCGGCCGCCACCTGGCCGTGCAGGCGGGCGGCCGCGTGAGCGCGTGCGGCGACCGCTTCGGGTTCGTCGAGGGCGTGCGCGGCGGCACCGGCCACGGGTCCGGCGACCATCGCGCCGGTGGCGGTGAGGACGTCGAGGGTGCCGGCGTGCAGCCGGTCCCCGCGCGGGGTGTCGGGGAAGCGGACCACTGCTGCCGGCCAGCCGGCCGGCAGCAGTGCGCCGGACAGGTCGACGAGGACCGCCGCCTGTTCGGGCAGCATCTCGGCAGGGCTCAGGACGAGGTCGTCGTGGGGCCGGTGGACGGTGTCGCGCCAACTCTCGTCGCTGACGACGAACAGCCCGGCGGACGCAGCGGCCTCGCACGCCTCGCGCACCAGCTCGGGCGGCGGTACGGTCGCGGTCGGGTCGTCCGCGACCGACAGCAGCAGCACCCGCGGGTCACCGCCCTCGGCGCGGACCCGCCGTACGGTCTCCAACAGGGCGTAGGGGTCCGGAACGCCGCCGCACTCGGCCGGGGTCGGCACATGGTAGGCGCGCCGCCCGAGCAGCCTGACCTGCGGGGTCCACCAGGCCGGGCAGGGCCGGGGCAGCATCACGTCGCCTCCGTGGGCCCCGAGGAGGGCCAGGAGCAGCGCCGGGGCGCCGGGGCCCGCCGCGACGTTCTGCGGTGAGGCGGCCAGTCCGCGGCGACCCCAGTACCGGCAGGCCGCCTCACGCAGGGACGCACCGCCGCCCGGTGGCTGCGCGGAGCAGCGCCCGGCGGCCGCGCCGAGGACGGAGACGAGCTCGGAGATCACGGGCAGGCCGGGCTGGGGCGCGGGCGGGCCGTAGCGGACCGGCCCGCGGCCCTCCGCCACCGTGCGCTGCATCCCCTCCACCGCTGTCCGCCTTTCGCGTTCGCCGCACCGCTCGCTCTCCGCCGACCCTGACCTTTATACGATTGATTGCCCGCATATGCCTGTTGACGGATGCCGGACTGCGGATTCAGGCCTCACGCCCGGCCATCGCCAGCAGCCGGGTCTGAGCGTCCGCGCCGGCCGCAACCTCGACCGGCGCGGCGAACATGCCGCTGGCCGCCAGTGCGTCGGCGTACGGCATGAACTCCTTGATCGAGAACTCGACGAGCGTGTCGGGCAGCCGGTCGTCGGCGCCGATGCCGCGGCAGAGGTCCCAGGCGTGCACGACGCAGTCCGCGGTCAGCTGCGAGCAGTACGCCGCCCCGGGCGCGGGCCCGAACGAGAGCTGCACGGTCCGCTCCAGCGCGCCGGAGGCCGCGAAGGCGGCGTGCGCGGCGCCCGAGGCGCGGTCCCAGGCGGCGACCGGGTCGCCACCGAGCACGTCCCCGGAGAAGGCGTCGCCGAGCTCCTCCAGGGTGCGGCCCTCGGTGATCAGCGGCGGGACCCAGAGCTGCTCGCCGGTGACGTGGTTGACCAGGTCCCGGACGGTCCACTCCGTGCACGGGGTGGGCGCGCCCCACTGGTCGCCCTTCACGGCGCGCACCCGCTCACCGAAGAACCGCAGCGCTTCGGCGTGCCGTTCGAGCAGCGTGTCGGACATGGCTCCCACCGCCCTCCGCCGGGGGTGACGTCCCCTGGTGCCACTCTCCTCGCCCTGGTCCGGACCTGCCACCGCCCCGCCGATCCCCCTTGCGCGCCAAGAGGGTCGTCCACATTTCAATACGCCCATCTCGAAGTTCGGTCTGATCGCTTACGGTGGGGCCAGCGCTTCGACGAGGAGGGTTACGGCCATGGACGCCACGAACACCGCCACGAACGCCGCCGCGGACACAGCCGGAGGGACCGCGATGGACGCGGCCGGGGAGACCGCCGGGGAGACCGCCGTCTACACGCACGGCCACCACGAGTCGGTCCTGCGCTCCCACCGCTGGCGCACCGCCGAGAACTCCGCCGCCTACCTGATCGGCGAGCTGCGCCCCGGCATGACGGTGCTGGACGTCGGCTGCGGCCCGGGCACCATCACGGCGGACCTGGCACGGCTGGTCTCTCCCGGCGGCCGAGTCACCGCCGTCGACGCGGCCGCGGACGTCCTGGCCCGGGCCCGGGCCCACGTGGAGGAGCGCGGTCTGGGCGGCGCCGTGCGCTTCGCCGTCGCGGACGTGCACGCGCTGGACCTCCCGGACGACTCCTTCGACGTGGTCCACGCCCATCAGGTCCTCCAGCACGTCGGGGACCCGGTACGGGCGCTGCGCGAGATGCGGCGGGTGTGCCGGCCGGGCGGCATCGTCGCCGCCCGCGACGCCGACTACGCGGCGATGACCTGGTACCCGGCGACGCCGGGGCTGGACGGATGGCTGGACCTGTACCGGCGGGTGGCCCGCGCCAACGGCGGCGAACCGGACGCGGGCCGCCGACTGCGGGCCTGGGCCCGCCGGGCCGGTTTCACGGACGTGGCCTCTTCGGCCACGGCCTGGTGCTTCGCCACCCCGCAGGAGACGGCGTGGTGGTCCGACCTGTGGGCCGAACGGACGACCGCCTCCGGGTACGCGGACGCCGCCGTCCGCGGCGGCCACGCGACGCCCGGCGATCTGGAGGCCGCGGCCGGGGCCTGGCACGCTTGGGCCGCCGACCCGGACGCCTGGTTCACGGTCCTGAACGGCGAGGTCCTGTGCCGGGCCTGACCCGGACGGTCCCTTCGGAGGGCTCCCCCCGAGGATGGCGTGCGCACGTCACAGTTGACGGGCGCCCTCAAGTACACCGGGAGACCACCCCATGACGGGCCGCGGCCGGCGACTGCCTCACGAACGGCGGCGATCTGATCCGACCTCCGGGTGACCGGGTGCGGCGGCGACGACGCCCAGGACCAGGTGGTCCAGGTGTTCCCCGGAACCAAGGACACCGCCCTGTGCGAGGGACTGTCGGACATCGGCTACCACGATGAGCTGGACTTTGCCCGATGGCCGTCGGGCAAAGTCTTCGTCCGCTGCCTCGACGGGATCAAGAGGTAGCCGGCCGCATGCGGAAGTCATAGCGGGCGGGCAGCGGGCAGTCCGTGAGCGCGGACCACACCTCGGACAGGGTTTCCTCGCCCTCCCGCAGGTCGGGGAGTTCGAAGCCGTCCTCGAAGACCCGGCGGGCCGCCCGCACATGCCCCTCCGCCGCCAGCAGCCGGGCCGCCAACAGGCGGAAGCGCCCCTGTTCGCGCAGGGCCGGCCGGACCCGGTCCCAGACCGCACGGGCCTGCGGCAGCCGGCCCGCCGCCAGCAGCGCGGCCATCGCCTCCCGTCCGAGGGCCGACTCCGCGGCCGTCCACGGCTCGCCCCCGCGGTTCTCCGCCGCCAGGTCCTCGAAGGCCGCGGCGAAACCGTCGGCGGCCCGTGCGGCATCGCCCGCCAGCGCGTCCGCCACCGCCAGGCAGCGCAGCAGCGGCCACTGCGACGGGGCGAGCGCCAGCCCGCGCTCCCAGCTCCGTACCGCCTGGGCGGTGTCACCCGCGTGCCACTGGGCCACGCCCAGGTGGTACTCCGTCAGCGGGTCCGCGGGAGCCGTCTCCAGCATGTCCCGCCAGTGCGGGGCGACCAGGCTCGGCCCCGGCGGGACGACCCGGCGCGGCGTGGGCAGGACGCCCGTGCGCCACAGTTCCAGCCACGGCTCCTGCTCCTCGCCCAGCGTGGCCTCCTCGAAGGGCGTACCCGGCAGCCGGTGGCCCGCGCACAGCACCTCCAGCGCTCCCCAGCCCGATCCGACCGCCAGCCGCTCCCCCGGCTCGGTGTCGGCGCAGCCGTGCCACGCCTCGTAGGCCTCGTCCACGCGCTGCCGCGGCAGCACGGCGTCCAAGGCGTCCTGTGCCGCGCCGCGGGCGGCCGTCCAGTCCGCGCCGTGCACCGCCGAGGGATCCGCCGACAGCGGTCCGTACGCCTCCAGCCAGCTGAACTCCGCGCCGCCCTCCAGCCGTACGTGCTCCAGCTGGGTGCGGGCCAGCCCGGCCTGGATCTCCGCGTAGCCTCCCGTGCCCGGCTCGGTCAGCCACTCCTGCCAGCGCCGGCCGCCACCGCCCGCGCCCCACACGAACAGCTTGCGGCCGCGCAGCCGCCCGGTGGAGGCCTGCACCAGGCCCCGCCCGTCCGCGTCCAGGCAGGCGACCCAGGGCCGGGCCCCGTCCTCGACCTCGTAGAAGAAGTCGGCCGGGTACTCGCTGCGCAGCGGGTAGGTCCGGTCCGCGGCCTCCCACTCCGGCACCGGGATGCGGCGCAGCGAGCGCTCGTACCCGAAGTGCCAGGCCTCGTCGGCGGGGGCCAGGACGCGACTGCCCGGGTCCTCCGGGACGGCGGTGTTGGACCACCAGTACACCGGTGCGGGCCGC
This window encodes:
- a CDS encoding MBL fold metallo-hydrolase; protein product: MRDRTDAAAPAPAAPSAGPPRPAGTPRAPLPSAPRPLGEHRRWPRSFADRLTTPLPGVRAFARLAREGAFRPGPEGLRGIPDLPYEPGPLPVTEAGAVSVTWAGHASWIVRTGGLTVLTDPVWSRRILGTPSRMTPVGVRWEDLPPVDAVVISHNHYDHLDAPTLRRLPRDTAFFVPAGLAGWFRRRGFTRVTDLDWWEAAELGGVRFEFVPAHHWSKRSLIDTCRSLWGGWILTDTLSPVPRKVYFAGDTGYGRWFREIGRRHPGIDLALLPVGAYAPRWWLGDVHADPEEAVRACVDLGARRMAPMHWAAFVLSAEPVMEPLHRTQAAWSRSGRPREDLWDLPVGASRSLPDPDPDPDPGPDPDSGPDLDSSPGPGAGPEPDAA
- a CDS encoding aminotransferase class I/II-fold pyridoxal phosphate-dependent enzyme, producing MQRTVAEGRGPVRYGPPAPQPGLPVISELVSVLGAAAGRCSAQPPGGGASLREAACRYWGRRGLAASPQNVAAGPGAPALLLALLGAHGGDVMLPRPCPAWWTPQVRLLGRRAYHVPTPAECGGVPDPYALLETVRRVRAEGGDPRVLLLSVADDPTATVPPPELVREACEAAASAGLFVVSDESWRDTVHRPHDDLVLSPAEMLPEQAAVLVDLSGALLPAGWPAAVVRFPDTPRGDRLHAGTLDVLTATGAMVAGPVAGAAAHALDEPEAVAARAHAAARLHGQVAAAAYRELRAAGALARPPQAGRHLYADLTPLRAGLARHGVGDAMELEDWLGGRLGAPTPGGQRFADELGALRVRLSTGPLLGATPEERLAVLTARDPLALPHVRSSLDLLGSVLAELA
- a CDS encoding TIGR03086 family metal-binding protein, giving the protein MSDTLLERHAEALRFFGERVRAVKGDQWGAPTPCTEWTVRDLVNHVTGEQLWVPPLITEGRTLEELGDAFSGDVLGGDPVAAWDRASGAAHAAFAASGALERTVQLSFGPAPGAAYCSQLTADCVVHAWDLCRGIGADDRLPDTLVEFSIKEFMPYADALAASGMFAAPVEVAAGADAQTRLLAMAGREA
- a CDS encoding methyltransferase domain-containing protein; protein product: MDAAGETAGETAVYTHGHHESVLRSHRWRTAENSAAYLIGELRPGMTVLDVGCGPGTITADLARLVSPGGRVTAVDAAADVLARARAHVEERGLGGAVRFAVADVHALDLPDDSFDVVHAHQVLQHVGDPVRALREMRRVCRPGGIVAARDADYAAMTWYPATPGLDGWLDLYRRVARANGGEPDAGRRLRAWARRAGFTDVASSATAWCFATPQETAWWSDLWAERTTASGYADAAVRGGHATPGDLEAAAGAWHAWAADPDAWFTVLNGEVLCRA
- a CDS encoding DUF5107 domain-containing protein — encoded protein: MATTVRRAVLTLPAAPLGSDNPLPALQAPDGVHVLDARSRDGMPREMARQIGYEPLRSLLPVRIRDGYGRVRTEREFEAVVIENEHLRATVLPGLGGRVHSLVQLPTGRELLYRNPVFQPANFALNGAWFSGGIEWNTGATGHTALSCAPLHAALVPAPDGGVMVRLWEWERLRDLPFQVDLWLPGDSRFLYAGVRVRNPHERPAPVYWWSNTAVPEDPGSRVLAPADEAWHFGYERSLRRIPVPEWEAADRTYPLRSEYPADFFYEVEDGARPWVACLDADGRGLVQASTGRLRGRKLFVWGAGGGGRRWQEWLTEPGTGGYAEIQAGLARTQLEHVRLEGGAEFSWLEAYGPLSADPSAVHGADWTAARGAAQDALDAVLPRQRVDEAYEAWHGCADTEPGERLAVGSGWGALEVLCAGHRLPGTPFEEATLGEEQEPWLELWRTGVLPTPRRVVPPGPSLVAPHWRDMLETAPADPLTEYHLGVAQWHAGDTAQAVRSWERGLALAPSQWPLLRCLAVADALAGDAARAADGFAAAFEDLAAENRGGEPWTAAESALGREAMAALLAAGRLPQARAVWDRVRPALREQGRFRLLAARLLAAEGHVRAARRVFEDGFELPDLREGEETLSEVWSALTDCPLPARYDFRMRPATS